A single Paenibacillus sp. FSL R5-0517 DNA region contains:
- a CDS encoding ATP-binding cassette domain-containing protein, with protein sequence MKILEVKNVKKSYTLYGKERVPVLHGLNLSFETGEFVSILGESGCGKSTLMNIIGGMDSDYEGDVVVRGKNLSAMTEKEMDDYRKNNIGFVFQNFNLIPHLSVLENVTIAMQMTDTNEKERNQRAVDILTEVGLKDHLNKRPNQLSGGQKQRVSIARALSNNPDIILADEPTGALDRENGDQILALLDNIAQKGMLVIAVTHSQKVADSGTRIVKVEEGRISDDIHLKDPSTTVYESGQGSSRSLGLLASFKMALKNMKLNAKRNVLVALGGSIGILSVLLMLSLGNGITTYMNDEINSSMDPLLVDITKPSEEAKDMQGPEALMATGEPFTEADIERIRNFPNVDHVETITTITGQSTMVNEKQSVGLTQLTTLTDAFDPALMTTGVLPAENEILLPLDTANKLSGNDQADSMIGKSVLLYINEMDSNNKPVTLEKEVTISGIYEAADQRSPMQQSPGYISSETLEQMFSDKGISIGPIQVNAYATDMKYVNDINEAAVDAGFAGSQMAKVMENITTYVSMASIVLAGIAGISLIVSGIMILVVLYISVVERTKEIGILRAIGARKKDIKRIFFSESALLGVFSGIIAVIFAVIISYVLNILLDNAFGAKLIHLSGYYILFGLVVSTAISIVAGLMPSSKAAKLDPMESLRYE encoded by the coding sequence ATGAAAATACTAGAAGTCAAAAATGTGAAGAAGTCATACACCTTATATGGAAAAGAAAGAGTTCCGGTCCTCCACGGTTTGAACCTGAGTTTTGAGACGGGGGAATTTGTCTCTATCCTTGGTGAATCTGGCTGCGGTAAGTCGACACTGATGAATATCATTGGTGGGATGGATTCCGATTATGAAGGGGACGTCGTTGTTCGTGGCAAGAACTTAAGTGCCATGACAGAGAAGGAAATGGACGATTACCGAAAGAATAATATCGGCTTTGTCTTTCAAAATTTCAATCTGATCCCGCATCTGTCTGTCCTCGAAAATGTGACGATTGCGATGCAAATGACGGATACCAATGAAAAAGAGCGAAATCAACGTGCCGTTGATATATTAACAGAGGTTGGACTGAAGGATCATCTGAACAAACGTCCCAACCAGTTATCCGGAGGTCAGAAGCAACGGGTTTCCATTGCACGGGCTTTATCCAACAATCCGGACATTATTCTCGCAGATGAACCGACAGGCGCGCTGGATCGAGAAAACGGAGATCAAATCCTGGCCCTGCTCGACAACATAGCCCAAAAGGGAATGCTTGTGATCGCCGTCACTCATTCGCAGAAAGTCGCTGACTCCGGTACACGTATTGTGAAGGTAGAGGAGGGGCGCATCAGTGATGATATTCATCTCAAAGATCCTTCTACGACTGTCTACGAAAGTGGTCAAGGTTCTTCCCGGAGCCTGGGCTTGCTTGCTTCCTTTAAGATGGCACTCAAAAATATGAAACTCAACGCCAAGCGTAATGTCCTGGTCGCTTTGGGTGGATCTATAGGTATATTAAGTGTACTGCTGATGCTTTCCTTGGGGAATGGGATAACGACGTATATGAACGACGAAATCAATTCAAGTATGGACCCTTTGCTTGTGGATATAACCAAGCCGAGTGAAGAAGCCAAAGACATGCAAGGTCCCGAAGCCTTGATGGCAACAGGTGAACCGTTCACCGAAGCTGATATCGAGAGGATTCGCAATTTTCCTAATGTGGATCATGTAGAGACAATTACGACCATTACAGGCCAATCAACGATGGTGAATGAAAAACAAAGTGTGGGACTTACGCAGTTAACGACATTAACGGATGCTTTTGATCCCGCACTGATGACAACGGGAGTTCTCCCGGCAGAAAATGAGATCTTGTTACCCCTTGATACGGCGAATAAATTAAGCGGAAATGACCAAGCTGATTCCATGATCGGCAAGTCCGTGCTTCTATATATCAATGAAATGGATAGCAATAATAAACCAGTGACTTTGGAGAAAGAAGTAACCATCTCAGGGATCTACGAAGCGGCAGATCAACGATCTCCAATGCAACAATCCCCGGGATACATCTCATCAGAGACGTTAGAGCAGATGTTCTCGGACAAAGGAATATCAATTGGACCGATTCAGGTTAATGCCTATGCCACCGATATGAAATATGTAAATGATATCAATGAAGCTGCTGTTGACGCTGGCTTCGCAGGCTCCCAGATGGCCAAGGTCATGGAGAATATCACGACTTACGTAAGTATGGCTTCCATTGTACTCGCGGGTATTGCAGGCATTTCGTTGATCGTATCCGGTATTATGATACTAGTTGTACTCTATATTAGTGTCGTGGAACGCACGAAAGAGATCGGAATACTGCGGGCAATTGGAGCGAGAAAGAAGGATATCAAGCGAATATTCTTCTCGGAATCTGCTTTATTAGGCGTATTTAGTGGTATTATTGCGGTAATCTTTGCAGTGATCATAAGTTATGTGTTAAATATACTTCTGGACAATGCGTTTGGAGCAAAACTGATTCATCTCTCGGGATATTACATCTTGTTTGGTCTCGTGGTAAGTACAGCGATTAGTATCGTGGCTGGTTTGATGCCATCATCAAAAGCGGCGAAACTGGACCCGATGGAATCCTTGCGATACGAATAA
- a CDS encoding response regulator transcription factor — translation MNTILVVDDDSHIRKLIRIYLEKNQFSVLEAADGQEALDLLSRTKVDLAIVDVMMPRIDGIELTEDIRSYLDIPILMVTAKGESKDKVRGFNAGSDDYLVKPFDPVELILRVKSLLKRYNKSSSNIIQISGVTIDLGNLMVVADGQTIELKKKECELLFSLASSPGKIFTRTQLIDDLWGIDYEGDERTVDVHIKRLRERLEPVPELVISTIRGLGYRLERA, via the coding sequence ATGAACACGATTCTGGTGGTGGACGACGATTCCCATATCCGCAAATTAATCCGAATCTATCTTGAAAAGAATCAATTTTCCGTGCTGGAAGCAGCAGACGGTCAAGAGGCGTTAGATCTTCTCTCTCGTACGAAAGTTGATCTGGCGATTGTGGATGTAATGATGCCTCGAATCGACGGCATTGAATTGACAGAAGATATCCGATCCTATCTGGATATTCCGATCCTGATGGTCACCGCCAAGGGAGAATCCAAGGACAAGGTCAGAGGATTTAATGCCGGGTCAGACGATTACCTGGTTAAACCTTTTGATCCTGTGGAGTTAATCCTGCGTGTAAAATCGTTATTGAAACGATATAACAAAAGTTCATCGAATATCATTCAGATCAGCGGTGTAACGATTGATTTGGGCAATCTGATGGTCGTTGCGGACGGACAAACGATTGAATTGAAAAAGAAGGAATGTGAATTGTTATTTTCTCTGGCGAGTTCGCCAGGGAAAATATTCACACGTACACAGCTTATCGATGATCTATGGGGCATCGATTATGAAGGCGATGAGCGTACAGTCGACGTGCACATCAAGCGGTTAAGGGAACGGCTTGAACCTGTACCTGAACTGGTAATCTCAACGATAAGAGGACTTGGATATCGACTGGAGCGGGCATGA